The following coding sequences lie in one Desulfovibrio aminophilus DSM 12254 genomic window:
- the clpP gene encoding ATP-dependent Clp endopeptidase proteolytic subunit ClpP — MPTIPIVIETTGRTERAYDIYSRLLKDRIILLGSSVDDHVASLICAQLLFLESEDPDKEIYMYINSPGGVVTAGLAIYDTMQYISPPVATLCMGQAASMAALLLAAGAKGMRYALPNSRILIHQPLGGAQGQATDIDIQAREILRMRRDLNQILVKHTGQDIKKINQDTERDYFMRPEEALAYGIIDKIMNSRNELQPAETKQG, encoded by the coding sequence ATGCCCACGATCCCCATCGTCATCGAAACCACCGGCCGCACCGAACGGGCGTACGACATCTATTCCCGCCTGCTCAAGGACCGCATCATCCTCCTGGGCAGCTCCGTCGACGACCATGTGGCCAGCCTCATCTGCGCCCAGCTCCTGTTCCTGGAGTCCGAGGACCCGGACAAGGAGATCTACATGTACATCAACTCCCCGGGTGGCGTCGTGACCGCCGGGCTGGCCATCTACGACACCATGCAGTACATCTCCCCGCCGGTGGCCACCCTCTGCATGGGCCAAGCCGCGAGCATGGCCGCGTTGCTGCTGGCGGCTGGGGCCAAGGGCATGCGTTACGCCCTGCCCAACAGCCGCATCCTCATCCATCAGCCGCTGGGCGGAGCCCAGGGGCAGGCCACGGACATCGACATCCAGGCCCGCGAGATCCTGCGCATGCGCCGCGACCTGAACCAGATTCTGGTCAAGCACACCGGCCAGGACATCAAGAAGATCAACCAGGACACCGAGCGCGACTATTTCATGCGCCCGGAAGAGGCCCTGGCCTACGGCATCATCGACAAGATCATGAACTCGCGCAACGAGCTGCAACCCGCCGAGACCAAGCAAGGATGA
- the lon gene encoding endopeptidase La: protein MPDYGFEDHDSAQRLLLPVMSLREVVMFPRSIVPLFVGREASIKAIERAISDFDKRIFLVTQRTPEKERPAPEDLYRVGTISRILQMLRLPDGTIKVLFEGLSRASWEPESLTEESEALMAQVERLEETGIPSTGTESEALVRAAHESLDQYGKVNKKLAAETILAITAIKDPGKLADAIIPHLKVDFARKQAVLEILDGLKRLEAVYGHILGEIEIVTIEKRVKGRVKSQMEKNQREYYLNEQIKAIHKEMGREEDPQAEAAELEKQLEAKIMPEESRERVRKEIKKLRQMPQSSAEYTVVRNYVDCVLELPWGELKDTKIDIAEARRILDEDHYGLEKPKERILEYMAVQSLVEAIKGPILCLVGPPGVGKTSIARSIARAMDREFVRLSLGGVRDEAEIRGHRRTYVGALPGKIIQSLKRCKFNNPVLCLDEVDKMSTDFRGDPSAALLEVLDPEQNVSFNDHYLDLDYDLSRVFFITTANTLHSIPLPLQDRMEIIRLPGYLETEKFKIAEQFLLPKQRELHGLKEGNLTLSENALTELVRRYTKEAGVRNLERKLAAVCRKAAMKVVEGGDRDKTVGVTVQNLANFLGVPEFRYGEREDKAQVGVCNGLAWTQLGGEMLTVEVALMPGAGKVEFTGKLGDVMQESAKAALSYIRSRSDVFGLKRDFHKDIDIHVHVPEGATPKDGPSAGITLATTMVSALLNIPVRNDLAMTGEITLRGRVLPIGGLREKLLAAHRGLLSTVLIPAENEKDLKEVPASILKDLSVIKVESMDEVLERALLCEGGETIFCGRDAPPAPLASGLVKEEYQRPH, encoded by the coding sequence ATGCCGGATTACGGATTCGAGGACCACGATTCCGCCCAACGCCTTCTGTTGCCCGTGATGTCGTTGCGGGAAGTGGTCATGTTCCCGCGTTCCATCGTGCCGCTGTTCGTGGGCCGCGAGGCCTCGATCAAGGCCATCGAGCGGGCCATTTCCGATTTCGATAAACGCATCTTTCTGGTCACCCAGCGCACCCCCGAGAAGGAGCGTCCGGCCCCCGAGGATCTCTACCGCGTGGGCACCATCAGCCGCATCCTCCAGATGCTGCGCCTGCCCGACGGGACCATCAAGGTTCTCTTTGAAGGCCTGTCCCGGGCATCCTGGGAGCCCGAGAGCCTGACCGAGGAGTCCGAGGCGCTCATGGCCCAGGTGGAGCGTCTGGAAGAGACCGGCATCCCCTCGACGGGGACCGAATCCGAGGCCCTGGTGCGGGCCGCGCACGAGTCCCTGGACCAGTACGGCAAGGTCAACAAGAAGCTGGCCGCCGAAACCATCCTGGCCATCACGGCGATCAAGGATCCGGGCAAGCTGGCCGACGCCATCATACCCCATCTCAAGGTGGACTTCGCCCGCAAGCAGGCGGTCTTGGAGATCCTCGACGGTCTGAAGCGCCTGGAGGCCGTTTACGGCCACATCCTCGGCGAGATCGAGATCGTGACCATTGAGAAGCGCGTCAAGGGGCGGGTCAAGAGCCAGATGGAGAAGAACCAGCGGGAGTACTACCTCAACGAGCAGATCAAGGCCATCCACAAGGAGATGGGCCGGGAGGAAGACCCACAGGCCGAGGCCGCCGAGTTGGAGAAGCAGCTCGAGGCCAAGATCATGCCCGAGGAGAGCCGGGAGCGGGTGCGCAAGGAGATCAAGAAGCTCCGCCAGATGCCCCAGAGTTCGGCCGAGTACACCGTGGTCCGCAATTACGTCGACTGCGTGCTGGAACTGCCCTGGGGAGAACTCAAGGACACCAAGATCGACATCGCCGAGGCGAGGCGCATCCTGGATGAGGACCACTACGGTCTGGAGAAGCCCAAGGAGCGCATCCTCGAATACATGGCCGTGCAGAGCCTGGTGGAGGCCATCAAGGGCCCCATTCTCTGCCTGGTGGGCCCTCCCGGCGTGGGCAAGACCTCCATCGCCCGCTCCATCGCCCGGGCCATGGATCGCGAGTTCGTGCGCCTGTCCCTGGGCGGCGTGCGCGACGAGGCCGAGATCCGCGGCCACCGGCGGACCTATGTGGGCGCGCTGCCGGGCAAGATCATCCAGTCGCTCAAGCGTTGCAAATTCAACAATCCCGTGCTCTGCCTCGATGAGGTGGACAAGATGAGCACGGACTTCCGGGGCGACCCCTCGGCGGCGTTGCTGGAAGTCCTGGACCCGGAGCAGAACGTCTCCTTCAACGACCATTACCTGGATCTGGATTACGACCTCTCCCGGGTCTTCTTCATCACCACGGCCAACACCCTGCATTCCATCCCGCTGCCCCTGCAGGACCGCATGGAGATCATCCGCCTGCCGGGCTACCTGGAGACCGAGAAGTTCAAGATCGCGGAGCAGTTCCTTCTGCCCAAGCAGCGTGAGCTGCACGGCCTCAAGGAAGGCAATCTGACCCTTTCGGAGAACGCCCTCACCGAGTTGGTGCGCCGCTATACGAAGGAGGCCGGGGTCCGCAACCTGGAGCGCAAGCTGGCGGCCGTGTGCCGCAAGGCGGCCATGAAGGTGGTCGAAGGCGGCGACCGGGACAAGACCGTGGGGGTCACGGTGCAGAACCTGGCCAACTTCCTGGGCGTGCCCGAGTTCCGCTACGGCGAGCGCGAGGATAAGGCCCAGGTGGGCGTGTGCAACGGCTTGGCCTGGACCCAACTGGGCGGCGAGATGCTCACCGTGGAGGTGGCCCTCATGCCCGGCGCGGGCAAGGTGGAGTTCACCGGCAAACTCGGGGACGTGATGCAGGAGTCGGCCAAGGCCGCCCTGTCCTACATCCGTTCGCGTTCGGACGTGTTCGGCCTTAAGCGCGATTTTCACAAGGACATCGACATCCATGTGCATGTGCCCGAGGGCGCCACGCCCAAGGACGGCCCCTCGGCGGGCATCACCCTGGCCACGACCATGGTTTCGGCCCTGCTGAACATTCCCGTCCGCAATGATCTGGCCATGACCGGCGAAATCACCCTGCGTGGCCGGGTTCTGCCCATCGGCGGTCTTCGCGAGAAGCTCCTCGCCGCTCATCGCGGCTTGCTCTCCACAGTGCTCATCCCGGCCGAGAACGAGAAGGATCTCAAGGAGGTTCCGGCCAGCATCCTCAAGGACCTGTCGGTCATCAAGGTTGAGAGCATGGACGAGGTGCTGGAACGGGCCCTGCTCTGCGAGGGCGGGGAGACCATCTTCTGCGGCCGGGACGCCCCGCCCGCGCCTCTGGCCAGCGGTCTGGTCAAGGAAGAGTACCAGCGGCCGCACTGA
- the clpX gene encoding ATP-dependent Clp protease ATP-binding subunit ClpX: protein MTMKKGTSGAPDLSCSFCGKSQSDVQRLIAGPDVYICDECVSLCNDIMAQETVSEEFEDGRLLPPQELKALLDQYVIGQDYAKKILSVAVHNHYKRVFYAGALTDDVEIDKSNILLIGPTGSGKTLLAQTLARILKVPFAIADATTLTEAGYVGEDVENILVQLLQNADYDIESASRGIIYIDEIDKIARKGDSPSITRDVSGEGVQQALLKIIEGTEANIPPKGGRKHPQQEFIRMNTGNILFIVGGAFIGLEKIVQQRMQGSGMGFGAKVEVKRKDLAVSELLSQAQPMDLIKFGMIPEFVGRIPVMTSLTELTEDDLVRILTEPKNALVKQYQKLFELDKVTLRFSDNALRAIAQKAIERKTGARGLRNVMETMMLDIMYQLPSLSGVKECVINRSVVEKGVDPLLIYQQEVKSA from the coding sequence ATGACCATGAAGAAAGGAACCAGCGGCGCCCCGGACCTGAGCTGCTCGTTCTGCGGCAAGAGCCAGAGCGACGTCCAGCGCCTCATCGCCGGGCCCGACGTGTACATCTGCGACGAGTGCGTGAGTCTGTGCAACGACATCATGGCCCAGGAGACCGTCAGCGAGGAGTTCGAGGACGGGCGTCTTCTGCCTCCTCAGGAACTCAAGGCGCTGCTGGACCAGTACGTCATCGGGCAGGACTACGCCAAGAAGATCCTCTCCGTGGCCGTGCACAACCACTACAAGCGCGTGTTCTACGCCGGGGCCCTGACCGACGACGTGGAGATCGACAAGAGCAACATCCTGCTCATCGGTCCCACCGGCTCGGGCAAGACGCTCTTGGCCCAGACTCTGGCCCGCATTCTCAAGGTGCCCTTCGCCATCGCCGACGCCACCACCCTGACCGAGGCGGGCTATGTGGGCGAGGATGTGGAGAACATCCTGGTCCAGCTCCTGCAGAACGCGGACTACGACATTGAGTCCGCCTCCCGGGGCATCATCTACATCGACGAGATCGACAAGATCGCGCGCAAGGGCGACAGCCCGTCCATCACCCGCGACGTGTCCGGCGAGGGCGTGCAGCAGGCCCTGCTGAAGATCATCGAGGGCACCGAGGCCAACATCCCGCCCAAGGGGGGGCGCAAGCATCCCCAGCAGGAATTTATCCGCATGAACACGGGCAACATCCTGTTCATCGTGGGCGGGGCCTTCATTGGTCTGGAGAAGATCGTGCAGCAGCGGATGCAGGGTTCCGGCATGGGCTTCGGCGCCAAGGTCGAGGTCAAGCGCAAGGATCTGGCCGTGAGCGAACTGCTTTCCCAGGCCCAGCCCATGGACCTGATCAAGTTCGGCATGATCCCCGAGTTCGTGGGCCGCATCCCCGTGATGACCTCGCTCACCGAGCTGACCGAGGACGACCTCGTGCGCATCCTCACCGAGCCCAAGAACGCCCTGGTCAAGCAGTACCAGAAGCTCTTCGAACTGGACAAGGTGACCCTGCGCTTCTCGGACAACGCCCTGCGGGCCATCGCCCAGAAGGCCATCGAGCGCAAGACCGGCGCCCGGGGGCTGCGCAACGTCATGGAAACCATGATGCTCGACATCATGTACCAGTTGCCCTCGCTCAGCGGCGTGAAGGAGTGCGTGATCAACCGGTCCGTGGTGGAGAAGGGCGTGGATCCGCTGCTCATCTACCAGCAGGAAGTGAAGAGCGCCTGA
- the thiD gene encoding bifunctional hydroxymethylpyrimidine kinase/phosphomethylpyrimidine kinase: MYLVPSILTIAGSDSGGGAGIQADLKTITVLGGYGLSVITALTAQNTRTVAGIEAPSPEFVALQLKTVLTDIPVAAAKTGMLFSAPIIRAAAPFLARKNFPLVVDPVCVAQTGAKLLEDDAVAAMLERIFPVADLLTPNIPEAELFTGMTIRGPEDICRAAEKLLDLGPKAVLIKGGHLESLAATDWYAAPDQKSLPLIQPRVNTRSLHGTGCTLSAAIATGLGQGLDMLSAIRAAQRYLNLGLRSAFPLGGGAGPVNHLAPLFKERARRGVLESLAEAGPRLATLRGLARVVPESSMNLALAVPHADAVDEVAAYSGRITATRRGEILISGCPEFGAAPNLAQVLLAARRHNSEAACVLTLRLDDSVAGALERAGLVAAWFDRAEEPGYLKDREGSILEWGTYEALARHPEPAAVDAVCDRGEVGKEPQARLLGEDVDDLLRKLGLLLTELAR; encoded by the coding sequence ATGTATCTCGTACCCAGCATCCTGACCATCGCCGGTTCCGATTCCGGCGGCGGCGCGGGCATTCAGGCCGACCTGAAGACGATCACCGTGCTTGGCGGCTATGGTCTGTCCGTGATTACCGCCCTGACGGCCCAGAATACCAGGACCGTGGCCGGCATCGAAGCCCCCAGTCCGGAGTTCGTGGCCTTGCAGCTGAAGACCGTGCTCACGGACATCCCCGTGGCCGCGGCCAAGACCGGTATGCTTTTCTCCGCCCCGATCATTCGTGCCGCAGCCCCGTTCCTGGCACGCAAAAACTTCCCCTTGGTGGTGGACCCGGTCTGTGTGGCCCAGACCGGAGCCAAGCTCCTGGAGGATGACGCGGTTGCGGCCATGCTTGAGCGCATTTTTCCGGTGGCGGACCTGCTCACCCCGAATATCCCCGAGGCCGAGCTGTTCACCGGCATGACCATCCGGGGGCCCGAGGACATTTGCCGGGCCGCCGAGAAGCTTCTGGATCTGGGCCCCAAGGCCGTGTTGATCAAGGGCGGCCATTTGGAATCCCTGGCCGCCACGGACTGGTACGCCGCCCCGGATCAGAAATCCCTCCCCCTGATCCAGCCGCGCGTGAACACCCGCAGCCTGCACGGCACTGGCTGCACGTTGTCGGCGGCCATCGCCACTGGCCTGGGCCAGGGATTGGACATGCTTTCGGCCATCCGCGCGGCTCAGCGCTACCTCAACCTCGGCCTGCGCAGCGCCTTCCCCTTGGGCGGCGGGGCCGGGCCGGTGAACCACTTGGCGCCCCTGTTCAAGGAGCGGGCCCGACGCGGCGTACTGGAAAGCCTGGCCGAAGCCGGCCCCCGTCTGGCCACCCTGCGCGGCCTAGCCCGAGTTGTGCCGGAGTCGTCCATGAATCTGGCGTTGGCCGTGCCCCACGCCGACGCGGTGGACGAGGTGGCGGCCTATTCCGGCCGCATCACGGCCACCCGGCGGGGCGAGATTCTCATCTCGGGCTGCCCGGAGTTCGGCGCGGCCCCGAATCTGGCCCAGGTTCTTCTGGCCGCCCGGAGACACAATTCCGAGGCCGCCTGCGTCCTGACGTTGCGCCTGGACGACTCCGTGGCCGGGGCTCTGGAACGGGCCGGATTGGTGGCGGCTTGGTTCGATCGGGCCGAGGAGCCTGGTTATCTCAAGGACCGCGAAGGCAGCATCCTGGAGTGGGGGACGTATGAGGCCCTGGCCCGGCATCCGGAGCCCGCGGCCGTGGACGCGGTCTGCGATCGGGGGGAAGTGGGTAAGGAACCTCAGGCCCGGCTTTTGGGCGAGGACGTGGATGATCTCTTGCGCAAGCTTGGCCTGCTGCTCACGGAGCTGGCGCGCTGA
- a CDS encoding TetR/AcrR family transcriptional regulator, translated as MPHLKVIPINRADQTRRRLTQAMGTVLARVGFEAATVDLVIAEAGLKRGDFYRYFTRLSQLVAAYAHSGAFWPNAGDLIGRDREKLRRMSPDQLVAAFFKRTLRLLLDRPESLAIMAWEALSRNDLSRALEGVRERSALEFFELMEQDPPVDVDVTALVLFLAGGVNFLAVRSLVTGCVGGVDLVSPAGWARIEETIDLIVRRTLAHGPS; from the coding sequence ATGCCGCATCTCAAGGTCATCCCCATCAATCGCGCGGACCAGACGCGCCGCCGCCTCACCCAGGCAATGGGAACGGTCCTGGCGCGGGTCGGTTTCGAGGCCGCGACCGTGGATTTGGTGATCGCCGAGGCAGGGCTGAAACGCGGCGATTTCTACCGCTACTTCACAAGGCTGTCCCAGTTGGTGGCGGCCTATGCCCACAGCGGGGCTTTCTGGCCCAACGCCGGCGACCTTATCGGCCGAGATCGCGAGAAATTGCGCCGCATGAGCCCGGATCAGCTGGTGGCGGCCTTCTTCAAGCGCACCCTCCGGCTTTTGCTGGATCGGCCGGAGAGCCTGGCGATCATGGCCTGGGAGGCGCTTTCCCGCAATGATCTCAGCCGGGCCCTGGAGGGGGTGCGTGAGCGCTCCGCCCTGGAGTTTTTCGAGCTCATGGAGCAGGATCCCCCTGTGGACGTGGACGTGACGGCCCTGGTGCTCTTTCTCGCCGGCGGAGTGAACTTCCTGGCCGTGCGCTCCCTGGTGACGGGTTGCGTGGGCGGGGTGGATCTCGTGTCGCCGGCGGGATGGGCGCGTATTGAGGAAACCATAGACTTGATCGTCAGGCGGACCCTGGCTCACGGGCCGAGCTAG
- a CDS encoding HAD family hydrolase, which translates to MSYSFVLFDFDGTLCDSAEGIIQGMNLTFAAQGRPRPSDDAVRGVIGLRIEECFLRLCPDLAPEDIPTWIAIYREEYLSRGHLLNRLFPGVEETLAGLKRRGVIVGVASNKGQPGLERAVESLGIGAYCDLLAGARTDLPRKPDPGFYRSCIAPSLPGIAPDQVLMVGDTSTDLRFASNVGMPACYAAWGYGNREECLALRPRYVSESPALLAGIWK; encoded by the coding sequence GTGTCCTATTCCTTTGTTCTTTTTGATTTCGACGGAACGCTGTGCGACAGCGCGGAGGGCATCATCCAAGGCATGAACCTGACCTTTGCGGCCCAGGGGCGGCCGCGCCCCTCGGATGATGCCGTGCGCGGCGTCATCGGCCTGCGCATTGAAGAGTGCTTCCTGCGGCTCTGCCCGGATCTCGCGCCCGAGGACATCCCCACCTGGATCGCTATCTATCGGGAGGAGTATCTCAGCCGGGGGCATCTCCTGAACCGCCTGTTTCCTGGCGTGGAGGAGACGCTGGCCGGGCTGAAGCGCCGGGGCGTGATTGTGGGGGTGGCCAGCAACAAAGGTCAGCCGGGCCTTGAGCGCGCCGTGGAGAGCCTGGGGATCGGCGCCTATTGCGACCTGTTGGCGGGGGCACGAACGGACCTGCCTCGCAAGCCCGATCCCGGCTTCTACCGCTCATGCATCGCGCCGTCCCTGCCCGGCATCGCGCCGGACCAGGTGCTTATGGTTGGGGACACGTCTACGGACCTACGTTTTGCCTCCAACGTGGGTATGCCCGCCTGCTACGCGGCCTGGGGTTATGGGAACAGGGAGGAGTGTCTAGCGCTACGTCCTCGGTACGTGAGTGAGTCCCCGGCCTTGCTGGCAGGCATCTGGAAATGA
- a CDS encoding MucR family transcriptional regulator → MEDYLKEALEIVKAQASVRTMTEEEITSMVRKLAHGIQAIAEGGEPQAEEGLACDPQKSVREKSIICCVCGKSFKILTKKHLGSHDLTPAEYREKFGYKKNFPLVCKSLQRERRKKMKDMKLWTKRGKKK, encoded by the coding sequence ATGGAAGATTATTTGAAGGAAGCTTTGGAGATCGTGAAAGCCCAAGCCAGCGTCCGCACCATGACCGAGGAAGAGATCACCTCCATGGTCCGCAAACTGGCGCACGGCATTCAGGCCATCGCCGAGGGTGGCGAACCCCAGGCCGAGGAAGGCTTGGCCTGCGATCCCCAGAAGTCGGTACGCGAAAAGTCGATCATCTGCTGCGTCTGCGGCAAGTCGTTCAAGATTCTGACCAAGAAACACCTGGGCAGCCATGACCTGACCCCGGCGGAGTATAGGGAGAAGTTCGGCTACAAGAAGAACTTCCCTCTGGTCTGCAAGTCGCTCCAGCGTGAGCGCCGCAAAAAGATGAAGGACATGAAACTCTGGACCAAGCGGGGCAAGAAGAAGTAA
- a CDS encoding MerR family transcriptional regulator: MGRRLGIPPSTIVYYKDRFSRFIPSAGGAGRRRRYPSESLELFRRIREMFENNWSVEQIEQELTACRGELFDAGKLEGAEAGSAADGGATRIAALLAKMSDVLENQALFRGEIRSLRDEVASLRQERDVAEAHQREKVAELEREIERLRLLADGRNRNDSLDFPPSEYLDLPLVIRTGLGEYLGVLGRNSRAFGLKDFVALLERSTDRGEAVDLRWRREGDAEWRLAVVAAVDSDDTRRIVLSTARTVTPSGNAVVRVLKLTINDQDAPDSLLLSLFRQIRESFEG; encoded by the coding sequence GTGGGGCGCAGGCTCGGCATTCCACCCTCCACCATCGTTTACTACAAGGACCGTTTCAGCCGTTTCATACCATCCGCCGGTGGCGCGGGGCGGAGGCGTCGCTACCCGTCAGAATCTTTGGAATTGTTCAGGAGGATACGCGAGATGTTCGAGAACAACTGGTCCGTCGAGCAGATCGAACAGGAGCTGACCGCCTGTCGCGGTGAGCTTTTCGACGCCGGGAAGTTGGAAGGGGCGGAGGCTGGAAGCGCGGCCGATGGAGGCGCCACTCGGATCGCGGCGCTATTGGCCAAGATGTCCGATGTTCTGGAGAATCAGGCCTTGTTTCGGGGCGAGATCCGTTCTTTGCGCGACGAGGTCGCGTCCTTGCGCCAGGAACGTGATGTGGCTGAAGCCCATCAGAGGGAGAAGGTTGCGGAATTGGAGCGCGAGATTGAGCGGCTGCGTTTGCTGGCCGACGGCCGTAACCGGAATGACTCCCTCGACTTTCCACCTTCGGAATATTTGGATCTGCCGTTGGTGATCCGCACGGGGCTGGGAGAGTATCTCGGCGTCTTGGGGCGGAACAGCAGAGCTTTCGGGCTCAAGGACTTCGTTGCCCTGTTGGAGCGGTCGACGGACCGAGGGGAAGCCGTGGATCTGCGCTGGCGGCGCGAAGGTGACGCGGAATGGAGGTTGGCGGTAGTTGCCGCTGTCGATTCCGATGATACGCGGCGCATCGTCCTGTCCACTGCTCGAACCGTGACGCCCAGCGGCAACGCGGTCGTTCGGGTGCTCAAGCTCACGATCAACGATCAGGACGCGCCAGATTCCTTGTTGTTGAGCCTTTTCCGACAGATTCGCGAGAGTTTCGAGGGGTAA
- the tig gene encoding trigger factor, producing MKYDVQDISPVERKISVTVPAEEANAAILTTIALYKTKYDVKGFRKGKAPASVIEGKFRGQIYNEATTDLINYHINDILNQLKLTPMSRINVDAGLLARDEEFTYTLGFEIAPQFDLPTYIGLDVDEERVEVKDEEVAEVERRILDNQAKPKVISDVREPKDGEIVTVSFGAYRDGEVISGIKAENFELTLGEGQALPEFEELIKTLTTGQSGEKDITFPADFINTELAGQTVTMKITLHAVKVKELPEMGDDVAKKAGFENVEKMREAIRQSYQESRKQLHKSAAQKKLLDGLVKLLDFPLPPSLVEDRIDRLIKDLEYRLDRKGKNLLSLGKTMEQLREEYRVEAEQSARAELLLLAVADKEGLSVNPQELDAALNRLAMQTRQDFMELKRYYEENNLVVALKDRLLMDKAMEFIYSKAQRREIDPVQAESADESESKPKKRVAKKAPKAE from the coding sequence ATGAAGTACGATGTTCAGGACATTTCCCCGGTCGAGCGGAAGATCTCGGTCACGGTTCCGGCCGAGGAAGCCAACGCGGCCATTCTCACCACCATCGCCCTCTACAAGACCAAGTACGACGTGAAGGGCTTCCGCAAGGGCAAGGCCCCGGCCAGCGTCATAGAGGGCAAGTTCCGCGGCCAGATATACAATGAGGCAACCACGGACCTCATCAACTATCACATCAACGACATCCTCAACCAGCTCAAGCTCACGCCCATGTCCCGCATCAACGTGGATGCGGGGCTGCTCGCCCGCGACGAGGAGTTCACCTACACCTTGGGCTTCGAGATCGCGCCCCAGTTCGACCTGCCCACCTACATCGGGCTGGACGTGGACGAGGAGCGCGTGGAGGTCAAGGACGAGGAGGTGGCCGAGGTCGAGCGCCGCATCCTGGACAACCAGGCCAAGCCCAAGGTCATTTCGGACGTGCGTGAGCCCAAGGACGGCGAGATCGTCACCGTGAGCTTCGGCGCCTACCGCGACGGCGAGGTGATTTCCGGGATCAAGGCCGAGAATTTCGAGCTGACCCTGGGCGAGGGCCAGGCCCTGCCCGAGTTCGAGGAACTCATCAAGACCCTGACCACCGGCCAGAGCGGCGAGAAGGACATCACCTTCCCGGCCGACTTCATCAATACCGAGCTGGCCGGCCAGACCGTGACCATGAAGATCACCCTGCACGCGGTGAAGGTCAAGGAACTGCCGGAGATGGGCGACGACGTGGCCAAGAAGGCCGGTTTCGAGAACGTCGAGAAGATGCGCGAGGCCATCCGCCAGTCCTACCAGGAGAGCCGCAAGCAGCTACACAAGTCCGCAGCTCAGAAGAAGCTTCTGGACGGGCTGGTCAAGCTCCTGGATTTCCCCCTGCCGCCGTCCCTGGTTGAAGACCGCATCGACCGCCTGATCAAGGATCTGGAATACCGACTGGATCGCAAGGGCAAGAATCTGCTGAGCCTGGGCAAGACCATGGAGCAGTTGCGCGAGGAGTATCGCGTCGAGGCCGAGCAGAGCGCTCGGGCAGAGCTGCTGCTCCTGGCGGTGGCCGATAAGGAAGGCCTCTCGGTGAATCCGCAGGAGCTGGACGCGGCCCTCAACCGTCTGGCCATGCAGACCCGTCAGGACTTCATGGAGCTGAAGCGCTACTACGAGGAAAACAACCTGGTGGTGGCGCTCAAGGATCGCCTGCTCATGGACAAGGCCATGGAGTTCATCTACTCCAAGGCCCAGCGCCGCGAGATCGACCCCGTCCAGGCCGAGTCCGCCGACGAGTCCGAGTCCAAGCCCAAGAAGCGCGTCGCCAAGAAGGCCCCCAAGGCCGAGTAG